The following are from one region of the Flavimobilis soli genome:
- the trpB gene encoding tryptophan synthase subunit beta — protein sequence MEKSLQSLPGPYFGEFGGRWVPEALIAALDELDLAYTQAKADPAFAAELAELHRSYSGRPSIITEVPRFAEHAGGQRVILKREDLNHTGSHKINNVLGQALLTKRIGKKRVIAETGAGQHGVATATAAALFDLDCVVYMGEEDTRRQALNVARMRLLGAEVIPVSTGSATLKDAINEALRDWVTNVDSTNYIFGTAAGPHPFPAMVRDFQRIISVEARQQVLDLTGSLPDVVTACVGGGSNAIGMFDAFLDDESVRLVGFEAGGDGVETGRHASSITGGAPGVLHGARSFLLQDEDGQTRESHSISAGLDYPGVGPEHSYLASIGRAEYQPVTDAEAMEALRLLSRTEGIIPAIESAHALAGTMRIGRELAAAGKTDATLLVSLSGRGDKDVGTAARWFDLLDEGADLSAEGGDA from the coding sequence GTGGAGAAGTCCCTGCAGAGCCTGCCTGGCCCCTATTTCGGGGAGTTCGGCGGCCGCTGGGTCCCCGAGGCGTTGATCGCGGCCCTCGACGAGCTCGACCTCGCGTACACGCAGGCGAAGGCCGACCCCGCGTTCGCTGCGGAGCTGGCTGAGCTGCACCGCTCCTACTCGGGGCGGCCGAGCATCATCACCGAGGTGCCGCGCTTCGCCGAGCACGCGGGCGGCCAGCGCGTGATCCTCAAGCGCGAGGACCTCAACCACACGGGCTCCCACAAGATCAACAACGTCCTCGGTCAGGCGCTCCTGACCAAGCGCATCGGCAAGAAGCGCGTCATCGCCGAGACGGGCGCGGGCCAGCACGGCGTCGCCACGGCGACCGCGGCCGCGCTCTTCGACCTCGACTGCGTCGTCTACATGGGCGAGGAGGACACGCGACGGCAGGCGCTCAACGTCGCGCGCATGCGGCTCCTCGGCGCCGAGGTCATCCCCGTCTCGACAGGCTCGGCGACGCTCAAGGACGCGATCAACGAGGCGCTGCGCGACTGGGTGACGAACGTCGACTCGACCAACTACATCTTCGGCACCGCCGCAGGCCCTCACCCGTTCCCCGCGATGGTCCGGGACTTCCAGCGGATCATCTCGGTCGAGGCACGCCAGCAGGTGCTCGACCTCACCGGCAGCCTCCCCGACGTCGTCACGGCGTGCGTCGGCGGTGGGTCGAACGCGATCGGCATGTTCGACGCGTTCCTCGACGACGAGTCCGTGCGGCTGGTCGGCTTCGAGGCCGGGGGAGACGGGGTCGAGACGGGCCGGCACGCGTCCTCGATCACCGGCGGCGCGCCCGGCGTGCTGCACGGCGCCCGGTCCTTCCTGCTCCAGGACGAGGACGGTCAGACGCGCGAGAGCCACTCGATCTCGGCGGGCCTCGACTACCCGGGCGTCGGCCCGGAGCACTCCTACCTCGCGTCGATCGGTCGCGCCGAGTACCAGCCCGTCACCGACGCCGAGGCGATGGAGGCGCTGCGCCTGCTGTCGCGCACCGAGGGGATCATCCCCGCGATCGAGTCCGCGCACGCCCTCGCCGGGACGATGCGCATCGGCCGCGAGCTCGCGGCCGCGGGCAAGACCGACGCGACCCTCCTCGTGAGCCTCTCGGGCCGCGGCGACAAGGACGTCGGCACCGCCGCGCGCTGGTTCGACCTGCTCGACGAGGGCGCCGACCTGTCTGCCGAAGGAGGGGACGCGTGA
- a CDS encoding ABC transporter ATP-binding protein — translation MRAGARSAEQGPTTDATGRIAAASSLGVWATLRAGVRTSPEIVDGIVLTLVLAVVAAAGRVVVPVAVQQAIDTGFGGPDGVDVGRVAALVLLAAVLLVVAGACSTIVNVRLFRSTEAGLASLRVRAFRHVHDLSVLTQNTERRGALVSRVTSDVDTISLFVQWGGVMLLVSTLQVTAATVLMALYSWQLAIVVWLSFLPLALVIGPAQQRVGKAFAVVRERMGAMLGAISESVVGAETIRAYGASDRTRRRVDETVAGHRDAAVRAQVRVAAVFASGTLVANLVLAVVVVVGTFLGLAGEVTLGKLLAFLFLVQLFTGPVQMATEVLNEMQNAVAGWRRVLAVLETPLDVVDPSDGVESPRGPATVELRGVGYAYPGGPPVLRDVDLVVPARTRVAVVGRTGSGKTTLARLVARLMDPTEGEVLLDGVDLRRLTLASLRERVVMVPQEGFLFDGTLVENIAYGLRAGAEDDVVTPQARAAVEAAVAELGLTEWAEARPQGLDSPVGQRGESLSAGERQLVALARAHLAGADLLVLDEATSAVDPVAEVRIARALESLTQGRSTITIAHRLSTAEASDLVVVVDEGRVVEVGKHDELVAADGVYARMHAAWIAQTR, via the coding sequence GTGAGGGCCGGGGCACGCAGCGCGGAGCAGGGACCGACGACGGACGCGACCGGCAGGATCGCCGCAGCCAGCTCGCTCGGCGTCTGGGCCACTCTGCGCGCGGGCGTGCGCACGTCGCCCGAGATCGTCGACGGGATCGTCCTCACGCTCGTGCTCGCGGTCGTTGCGGCCGCCGGCCGCGTCGTCGTCCCGGTCGCGGTGCAGCAGGCGATCGACACGGGGTTCGGCGGCCCGGACGGCGTCGACGTCGGGCGCGTCGCCGCGCTAGTCCTCCTCGCCGCGGTCCTCCTCGTCGTCGCGGGCGCCTGCTCGACGATCGTCAACGTCCGCCTGTTCCGCAGCACCGAGGCGGGCCTCGCGTCCTTGCGCGTGCGTGCGTTCCGGCACGTCCACGACCTGTCCGTCCTCACGCAGAACACCGAGCGACGCGGCGCCCTCGTCTCGCGCGTCACGAGCGACGTCGACACGATCTCCCTGTTCGTGCAGTGGGGCGGCGTCATGCTGCTCGTCTCGACGCTCCAGGTGACCGCCGCGACCGTCCTCATGGCGCTGTACTCGTGGCAGCTCGCGATCGTCGTGTGGCTCTCCTTCCTGCCGCTCGCCCTCGTGATCGGGCCGGCGCAGCAGCGCGTGGGCAAGGCGTTCGCCGTCGTGCGCGAGCGCATGGGGGCGATGCTCGGCGCGATCTCGGAGTCCGTCGTCGGCGCCGAGACGATCCGCGCCTACGGCGCGTCGGACCGGACGCGCCGTCGCGTCGACGAGACCGTCGCGGGCCACCGGGACGCAGCGGTCCGCGCGCAGGTGCGCGTCGCGGCCGTGTTCGCGAGCGGCACGCTCGTCGCGAACCTCGTGCTCGCCGTCGTCGTGGTCGTCGGCACGTTCCTCGGGCTCGCGGGCGAGGTGACGCTCGGCAAGCTCCTCGCGTTCCTCTTCCTCGTCCAGCTCTTCACCGGTCCCGTGCAGATGGCGACCGAGGTGCTCAACGAGATGCAGAACGCGGTCGCCGGCTGGCGCCGCGTGCTCGCCGTCCTCGAGACGCCGCTCGACGTCGTCGACCCGTCCGACGGCGTCGAGAGCCCGCGCGGCCCCGCGACGGTCGAGCTGCGCGGCGTGGGCTACGCGTACCCCGGCGGTCCGCCGGTGCTCCGCGACGTCGACCTCGTCGTCCCTGCCCGCACGCGTGTCGCGGTCGTGGGCCGCACCGGCTCGGGGAAGACGACGCTCGCCCGGCTCGTGGCCCGTCTCATGGACCCGACCGAGGGTGAGGTCCTGCTCGACGGCGTCGATCTGCGGCGTCTGACGCTCGCGTCGCTGCGTGAGCGCGTCGTCATGGTGCCGCAGGAGGGGTTCCTGTTCGACGGGACGCTCGTCGAGAACATCGCGTACGGCCTGCGGGCCGGCGCGGAGGACGACGTCGTCACGCCTCAGGCGCGCGCAGCGGTCGAGGCAGCGGTCGCGGAGCTCGGGCTCACCGAGTGGGCCGAGGCCCGGCCGCAGGGCCTCGACTCGCCCGTCGGGCAGCGCGGCGAGTCGCTGTCGGCGGGGGAGCGGCAGCTCGTCGCGCTCGCGCGGGCGCACCTCGCAGGAGCTGACCTGCTCGTCCTCGACGAGGCGACGTCTGCTGTCGACCCGGTCGCCGAGGTGCGCATCGCGCGGGCGCTCGAGTCGCTGACCCAGGGACGGTCCACGATCACGATCGCCCACCGCCTGTCGACCGCGGAGGCGAGCGACCTCGTCGTCGTCGTCGACGAGGGGCGCGTCGTCGAGGTGGGGAAGCACGACGAGCTCGTGGCCGCGGACGGCGTGTACGCGCGCATGCACGCCGCCTGGATCGCGCAGACGCGGTGA
- a CDS encoding TIGR03085 family metal-binding protein: MTWHQHERETLAALLLSVGPDAPTLCEGWRSRHLAVHLLHRESAALSHLRAVPGPVGRVGSEAFEAAVERCLDPEEYAATIDEFAQAPAAWSPWSFAGDSVNLLEFFVHGEDVRRAGALAQDGSLAQPGAPEPGPLPPSRALSPDHADTIWQALRRAAPMMLLRVPAGLVYVRDDGPRAVVHRPREGYGTVVVRGELGDLVLHAFRRGARTRVTVEGDADDVAAIAARCPLP, encoded by the coding sequence ATGACCTGGCACCAGCACGAACGCGAGACCTTGGCCGCACTCCTGCTCTCCGTCGGCCCGGACGCGCCCACGCTGTGCGAGGGATGGCGGTCCCGCCATCTCGCGGTCCACCTCCTGCACCGCGAGTCCGCGGCGCTCAGCCATCTCAGGGCGGTGCCGGGGCCGGTCGGCCGGGTCGGTTCCGAGGCGTTCGAGGCCGCGGTCGAGCGGTGCCTCGACCCCGAGGAGTACGCCGCGACGATCGACGAGTTCGCGCAGGCGCCCGCCGCGTGGAGCCCGTGGAGCTTCGCCGGCGACTCGGTCAACCTGCTCGAGTTCTTCGTGCACGGCGAGGACGTCCGGCGCGCCGGGGCGCTCGCCCAGGACGGCTCGCTCGCCCAGCCCGGCGCGCCCGAGCCGGGACCGTTGCCGCCGAGCCGCGCGCTGTCGCCCGACCACGCGGACACGATCTGGCAGGCGCTGCGCCGCGCGGCGCCGATGATGCTGCTTCGCGTGCCCGCGGGCCTGGTGTACGTGCGCGACGACGGGCCGCGCGCCGTCGTGCACCGACCGCGCGAGGGCTACGGCACGGTCGTCGTGCGCGGCGAGCTCGGCGACCTCGTGCTGCACGCGTTCCGCCGGGGCGCGCGCACGCGCGTCACGGTCGAGGGCGACGCGGACGACGTCGCGGCGATCGCCGCGCGCTGCCCGCTCCCCTGA
- a CDS encoding HGxxPAAW family protein: protein MAEPIEPTRETMYLPPAAPNHNHGHTTAAWTTTIVVLLGVVVAAGAVVAALPWLFWVGIGVAALGVVLGKVLAVLGYGQPDPAER from the coding sequence ATGGCTGAACCGATCGAACCGACGCGGGAGACGATGTACCTCCCGCCGGCCGCTCCCAACCACAACCACGGCCACACGACCGCTGCGTGGACGACGACGATCGTCGTCCTGCTCGGGGTCGTCGTGGCTGCCGGCGCGGTCGTCGCCGCGCTCCCGTGGCTGTTCTGGGTCGGCATCGGCGTGGCTGCGCTCGGCGTCGTGCTCGGCAAGGTGCTCGCCGTGCTGGGCTACGGCCAGCCCGACCCCGCGGAGCGCTGA
- a CDS encoding ABC transporter ATP-binding protein, with amino-acid sequence MRRPHALPGSRARQSIVLMARGIRDEWRTYVLAIGISAIGGALTVAVSVVLGRATDSVVVPALSGADVTPGDVWRAGAAIAAAALALALSVAGRRIFAGIGYAKLGANHRRAVTHRFLELPVSWHRSQPTGQLLAHASSDAEAATGVFNPLPFALGVAVMLVVATVQLFAVDAYLAVAALVVLPLVLAVNVVFQRRMTPAVTAAQQLRGAVSDTAHESFEAGLLVKALGTAEREERRFDAVAQELRAANVRAGRVRAYFDPLIELLPSLGTLLVLGVGAWRASTGAVGTGEIVAAAYLLTMLAVPVRAFGWVLGELPRALVGYERISRVIDADGDLVPGTGALPPRDSLGVAVDLDGVSVVVPTGRGPVKLLSDVSLHVDPGTVVAVVGPTGAGKTTLVSLLARLFDPTDGTVRLDGVDARDLSTEQLTSAVALVGQSTFVFEDTVRANVTLQDADDPSAPSDDAVWAALDQAHVGDVVRALPGGLDAPLGERGASLSGGQRQRLAFARALVRRPRLLVLDDATSAVDPRVEGDILGSLRGAGSRDDHPTVVMVAYRMSSVALADAVVHVAGGRVVDTGTHAELMQRDPGYAALATAYEDEAARRADEREGEGS; translated from the coding sequence ATGCGTCGTCCGCACGCCCTGCCGGGCTCCCGGGCACGGCAGTCGATCGTGCTCATGGCGCGCGGCATCCGCGACGAGTGGCGCACCTACGTGCTCGCGATCGGCATCTCCGCGATCGGCGGCGCGCTGACGGTCGCAGTCTCCGTCGTGCTCGGCCGCGCGACCGACTCCGTCGTGGTGCCCGCGCTGTCGGGAGCCGACGTCACGCCGGGCGACGTGTGGCGTGCGGGGGCCGCGATCGCCGCAGCCGCGCTCGCGCTGGCGCTCTCCGTCGCCGGGCGGCGCATCTTCGCGGGGATCGGCTACGCGAAGCTCGGAGCCAACCATCGCCGTGCAGTGACGCACCGTTTCCTCGAGCTCCCCGTGTCGTGGCACCGTTCACAGCCGACCGGCCAGCTCCTCGCGCACGCAAGCTCGGACGCGGAAGCCGCGACGGGCGTGTTCAACCCCCTGCCGTTCGCGCTTGGCGTCGCGGTCATGCTCGTCGTCGCGACGGTCCAGCTGTTCGCCGTCGACGCGTACCTCGCGGTCGCCGCCCTGGTCGTGCTGCCGCTCGTGCTGGCGGTCAACGTCGTCTTCCAGCGGCGCATGACGCCGGCCGTCACGGCTGCGCAGCAGCTGCGCGGCGCTGTGTCCGACACCGCGCACGAGAGCTTCGAGGCCGGCCTCCTCGTCAAGGCTCTCGGCACCGCCGAGCGTGAGGAGCGCCGGTTCGACGCCGTCGCGCAGGAGCTGCGTGCCGCGAACGTGCGCGCGGGTCGTGTGCGCGCCTACTTCGACCCGCTGATCGAGCTGCTGCCGTCCCTCGGCACGCTCCTCGTCCTCGGGGTCGGCGCGTGGCGTGCGAGCACGGGTGCCGTCGGCACGGGCGAGATCGTCGCGGCGGCGTACCTGCTGACGATGCTCGCGGTCCCTGTCCGTGCGTTCGGCTGGGTGCTTGGCGAGCTGCCCCGCGCTCTCGTCGGGTACGAGCGCATCAGCCGCGTGATCGACGCGGACGGCGACCTCGTGCCCGGGACCGGCGCCCTGCCTCCCCGAGACAGCCTGGGCGTCGCCGTCGACCTCGACGGCGTGAGCGTCGTCGTACCGACGGGCCGCGGGCCGGTGAAGCTCCTCAGCGACGTGAGCCTGCACGTCGACCCCGGCACGGTCGTCGCCGTCGTCGGGCCGACCGGCGCCGGCAAGACGACGCTCGTCTCGCTCCTCGCACGTCTCTTCGACCCGACGGACGGGACGGTCCGCCTCGACGGCGTCGACGCGCGGGACCTGAGCACGGAGCAGCTCACGTCAGCGGTCGCCCTCGTCGGGCAGTCGACGTTCGTCTTCGAGGACACCGTCCGCGCGAACGTCACGCTCCAGGATGCCGACGACCCGTCCGCGCCGTCGGACGACGCCGTGTGGGCCGCCCTCGACCAGGCGCACGTCGGTGACGTCGTGCGCGCCCTGCCCGGCGGCCTCGACGCGCCGCTCGGCGAACGCGGCGCGAGCCTCTCCGGCGGGCAGCGCCAGCGGCTCGCCTTCGCCCGCGCCCTCGTACGCCGGCCGCGCCTGCTCGTGCTCGACGACGCGACGTCCGCGGTCGACCCGCGCGTCGAGGGCGACATCCTCGGCTCCCTCCGGGGCGCAGGATCTCGGGACGACCACCCCACGGTCGTCATGGTCGCCTACCGGATGTCGAGCGTCGCGCTCGCAGACGCCGTCGTGCACGTCGCGGGCGGCCGCGTGGTCGACACCGGCACGCACGCCGAGCTCATGCAGCGCGACCCGGGCTATGCGGCGCTCGCGACCGCGTACGAGGACGAGGCCGCACGTCGCGCTGACGAGCGCGAGGGGGAGGGATCGTGA
- a CDS encoding anthranilate synthase component I, translated as MTAADERTVTGPGEALPWGTTWPSAEGFSWLAAQHRRVIPVVRRLLVDDVTPVGLYRTLAGSRPGTFIMESAPLDGGWSRWSFVGVRSRATLSVLDGAARWTGDVPAGVPTDGDVLEVLARTLDVLATPSFDGLPPFTGGLAGALGWDVVRHWEPTLPSSAPDELDVPEVTLCLASDVAAVDHLTGSVWLIANAINFDATDERVDEAYADAVARLDAMQRTLVEGRGADAASVAVTLGDAPEPVLEFRSERTDYEAAIEAGKEAIRDGEVFQVVLSQRLDLDCPASPLDVYRALRTINPSPYMYYFQLQDAAGGDFAVVGSSPETLVKVEDRRVVTFPIAGSRPRGATPEEDVALAEELLADPKECAEHLMLVDLSRNDLVKVCSPTSVEVIEFMAVRRFSHIMHICSTVVGQLRADATAVDTLKATFPAGTLSGAPKPRAIALIDELEPASRGIYGGCVGYFDFAGDMDMAIAIRTALLRGGRASVQAGAGIVADSVPATEYEETRSKAAAAVRAIQLAARLADAGA; from the coding sequence ATGACTGCGGCTGACGAGCGCACGGTGACGGGACCTGGCGAGGCCCTGCCCTGGGGCACGACGTGGCCGTCGGCGGAGGGCTTCTCCTGGCTCGCCGCGCAGCACCGTCGCGTCATCCCGGTCGTGCGCCGGCTCCTGGTCGACGACGTCACGCCCGTCGGGCTGTACCGCACGCTCGCAGGCAGCCGACCGGGGACGTTCATCATGGAGTCCGCCCCGCTCGACGGTGGCTGGTCGCGCTGGTCGTTCGTCGGCGTGCGCTCGCGCGCGACGCTGTCGGTGCTCGACGGCGCTGCGCGCTGGACGGGCGACGTGCCCGCGGGCGTGCCGACCGACGGTGACGTGCTCGAGGTCCTCGCGCGCACGCTCGACGTCCTCGCGACGCCGTCCTTCGACGGGCTGCCGCCCTTCACGGGCGGCCTCGCGGGCGCGCTCGGCTGGGACGTCGTGCGCCACTGGGAGCCCACCCTCCCGTCGTCCGCGCCGGACGAGCTCGACGTCCCCGAGGTCACGCTGTGCCTCGCGTCCGACGTCGCCGCGGTCGACCACCTGACCGGGTCGGTGTGGCTCATCGCGAACGCGATCAACTTCGATGCGACCGACGAGCGGGTCGACGAGGCGTACGCGGACGCCGTCGCACGGCTCGACGCGATGCAGCGCACCCTCGTCGAGGGGCGCGGGGCCGACGCGGCGAGCGTCGCCGTCACGCTCGGCGACGCGCCCGAGCCCGTGCTCGAGTTCCGCTCGGAGCGCACGGACTACGAGGCCGCGATCGAGGCAGGCAAGGAGGCGATCCGCGACGGCGAGGTGTTCCAGGTGGTGCTCTCGCAGCGCCTCGACCTGGACTGCCCTGCGTCGCCGCTCGACGTCTACCGGGCGCTGCGCACGATCAACCCGAGCCCGTACATGTACTACTTCCAGCTGCAGGACGCCGCGGGCGGCGACTTCGCGGTCGTCGGGTCGAGCCCCGAGACGCTCGTCAAGGTCGAGGACCGCCGCGTGGTGACGTTCCCGATCGCTGGCTCGCGCCCGCGCGGCGCGACGCCCGAGGAGGACGTCGCTCTCGCGGAGGAGCTCCTCGCGGACCCGAAGGAATGCGCCGAGCACCTCATGCTCGTCGACCTTTCCCGCAACGACCTCGTCAAGGTCTGCTCGCCGACGTCGGTCGAGGTCATCGAGTTCATGGCGGTCCGCAGGTTCAGCCACATCATGCACATCTGCTCGACCGTGGTCGGGCAGCTGCGGGCGGACGCGACCGCGGTCGACACGCTCAAGGCGACGTTCCCGGCGGGCACTCTGTCGGGTGCGCCGAAGCCGCGGGCGATCGCGCTGATCGACGAGCTCGAACCTGCGTCCCGCGGGATCTACGGCGGCTGTGTCGGGTACTTCGACTTCGCCGGCGACATGGACATGGCGATCGCGATCCGCACGGCGCTCCTGCGCGGCGGGAGAGCGAGCGTCCAGGCGGGCGCAGGCATCGTCGCGGACTCCGTCCCGGCGACCGAGTACGAGGAGACGCGCTCGAAGGCGGCTGCCGCTGTGCGCGCGATCCAGCTCGCCGCGCGCCTGGCGGACGCGGGCGCATGA
- a CDS encoding DUF2752 domain-containing protein, producing the protein MPSDTTDAPGAEAPGASVRPGAGRGRRLATPLGLGAAAIVGTTVLATRSPHVPGSYGMCPLLALTGLQCAACGALRATHDLAHGDVAGAWSLNPLWVAAAPVLVLLWIGWVRRAWRGDRAGRLLGSTALPVVTGAVLVVYSVLRNVVPGLAAT; encoded by the coding sequence ATGCCGTCTGACACCACCGACGCGCCGGGAGCAGAGGCTCCCGGCGCGTCCGTGCGTCCGGGGGCAGGCCGCGGCAGGCGCCTCGCGACACCGCTCGGACTCGGTGCCGCCGCGATCGTCGGGACGACGGTCCTCGCGACGCGGTCGCCGCACGTGCCCGGCTCCTACGGCATGTGCCCGCTCCTCGCGCTGACAGGCCTTCAGTGCGCCGCGTGCGGGGCGCTGCGCGCGACGCACGACCTCGCCCACGGCGATGTCGCGGGCGCCTGGTCTCTCAACCCCCTGTGGGTCGCCGCCGCCCCTGTCCTGGTCCTGCTCTGGATCGGCTGGGTCCGTCGGGCGTGGCGCGGGGACCGCGCGGGGAGGTTGCTCGGCTCGACCGCCCTCCCGGTCGTGACCGGCGCGGTGCTCGTCGTCTACTCCGTCCTGCGCAACGTCGTGCCGGGGCTCGCCGCCACCTGA
- a CDS encoding DUF4190 domain-containing protein: MSDNRPPSDDPYATPSGSSPSGPAPTPGSAPSSANVSPYGGYEPPAGQSPYGAPQQPQQQPPYGAPQQPYGAQPQQQPYGQQPYGQPYPGQTYPAYGEVPDRSGNQLGVWSLVLAIVTFFTACFPASIVGIVLGAKGRRAADEGRADNRGLATTGWVLNIVFTILTVLGIIAFFVLVAALGGWEAFQEGWETGWEAELGANAV, from the coding sequence ATGTCCGACAACCGACCGCCCTCGGACGACCCGTACGCCACCCCGTCGGGCAGCTCGCCCTCCGGCCCCGCGCCGACCCCCGGTTCCGCTCCCAGCAGCGCGAACGTCTCGCCCTACGGTGGCTACGAGCCGCCCGCGGGCCAGTCGCCGTACGGCGCGCCGCAGCAGCCGCAGCAGCAGCCGCCCTACGGGGCGCCGCAGCAGCCCTACGGCGCGCAGCCTCAGCAGCAGCCCTACGGCCAGCAGCCGTACGGCCAGCCCTACCCCGGGCAGACGTACCCGGCGTACGGCGAGGTGCCCGACCGTTCGGGCAACCAGCTCGGTGTCTGGTCGCTCGTGCTCGCGATCGTCACGTTCTTCACCGCGTGCTTCCCGGCGTCGATCGTCGGCATCGTCCTGGGTGCCAAGGGGCGTCGCGCGGCTGACGAGGGTCGCGCGGACAACCGCGGTCTCGCGACGACCGGCTGGGTCCTCAACATCGTCTTCACGATCCTCACCGTCCTCGGCATCATCGCCTTCTTCGTGCTCGTGGCCGCTCTCGGCGGCTGGGAGGCCTTCCAGGAAGGCTGGGAGACCGGCTGGGAGGCTGAGCTCGGCGCGAATGCCGTCTGA
- the trpC gene encoding indole-3-glycerol phosphate synthase TrpC has protein sequence MPAQERTVLEDIVAGVCEDLAVRQAQTSLDDLKERASRMPGAIDCVPRLRLEDSVSVISEVKRSSPSKGELASISDPAALAAEYEAGGASAISVLTEQRRFKGTLEDLAAVRARVDVPVLRKDFVVTPYQVWEARAYGADMVLLIVAALEQTVLESLVERVHSLGMTALVEVHTVDEVARAVDAGARVIGVNARNLKTLDVDRTTFARLAPAVPDGIVRVAESGVRGPHDVMDYARSGADAVLVGEALVTDSSPRSSVAALVAAGAHPSLRAVRH, from the coding sequence ATGCCCGCACAGGAGCGCACCGTGCTCGAGGACATCGTCGCTGGGGTCTGTGAGGACCTGGCGGTGCGTCAGGCGCAGACCAGCCTCGACGACCTCAAGGAGCGTGCCTCGCGCATGCCAGGCGCGATCGACTGCGTCCCGCGCCTGCGCCTCGAGGACTCCGTCTCTGTCATCAGCGAGGTCAAGCGCTCGAGCCCGTCCAAGGGCGAGCTTGCGTCGATCTCCGACCCCGCGGCCCTCGCCGCGGAGTACGAGGCGGGCGGCGCCTCGGCGATCTCCGTGCTCACCGAGCAGCGCCGGTTCAAGGGCACCCTCGAGGACCTCGCCGCCGTGCGCGCCCGCGTCGACGTCCCGGTCCTGCGCAAGGACTTCGTCGTCACCCCGTACCAGGTCTGGGAGGCCCGGGCCTACGGCGCCGACATGGTGCTCCTGATCGTCGCTGCGCTCGAGCAGACGGTCCTCGAGTCGCTCGTCGAGCGCGTCCACTCGCTCGGCATGACCGCGCTCGTCGAGGTCCACACGGTCGACGAGGTCGCGAGGGCCGTCGACGCGGGCGCCCGCGTCATCGGCGTCAACGCCCGCAACCTCAAGACGCTCGACGTCGACCGGACGACCTTCGCCCGTCTCGCGCCGGCGGTCCCCGACGGGATCGTCCGGGTGGCGGAGTCCGGCGTCCGCGGTCCGCACGACGTGATGGACTACGCGAGGTCCGGAGCGGACGCCGTCCTGGTGGGCGAGGCGCTCGTGACGGACTCGTCGCCCCGCTCGTCGGTCGCGGCGCTCGTCGCGGCGGGCGCGCACCCGTCGCTGCGGGCGGTACGCCACTGA
- a CDS encoding Trp biosynthesis-associated membrane protein — protein sequence MTVRGLSRRAAVLTCVLLGGALLGTGLLGWVRAEGTSALSGRVPVEVVGSVAAPAVTAAGLAVLAAGVAALLVGTGGRFVVAAALGAAAVVVVATSLGVVGDPAAVASSEAARLTGVPVLSAEATVTSAPWLATALGAAAFVAALALLPGGTGWQRRSDRHERPASPRTGDAAPADDVAALWDEQSRERDAG from the coding sequence ATGACCGTGCGCGGGCTATCACGCCGGGCGGCCGTGCTCACGTGCGTGCTGCTCGGCGGTGCCCTGCTCGGCACGGGGCTCCTGGGGTGGGTGCGTGCCGAGGGCACGAGCGCGCTCAGCGGCCGAGTGCCGGTCGAGGTCGTCGGGTCCGTCGCCGCTCCTGCGGTCACGGCTGCGGGCCTCGCGGTGCTCGCGGCAGGCGTCGCTGCGCTGCTCGTGGGGACGGGCGGCCGGTTCGTCGTCGCGGCGGCCCTCGGTGCGGCCGCGGTGGTCGTCGTCGCGACCTCGCTCGGCGTCGTCGGCGACCCCGCGGCTGTCGCCTCGTCCGAGGCAGCGCGCCTGACAGGCGTCCCCGTCCTGTCGGCCGAGGCCACGGTGACGTCCGCGCCCTGGCTCGCGACCGCGCTCGGGGCAGCGGCGTTCGTCGCCGCCCTCGCGCTGCTGCCCGGCGGAACCGGCTGGCAGCGACGCTCGGACCGTCACGAGCGGCCCGCGTCGCCCCGGACGGGCGACGCAGCGCCTGCGGACGACGTCGCTGCGCTCTGGGACGAGCAGTCGCGCGAGCGCGACGCCGGGTAG
- the hisI gene encoding phosphoribosyl-AMP cyclohydrolase, with translation MNDSTPDPAPVLDPAIAARLKRDQAGLVAAIVQQHDTHEVLMLGWMDDEALRRTLTEGRVTFFSRSRDEYWRKGDTSGHAQYVRSVAIDCDGDALLVQVEQVGAACHTGERTCFITGGDLGAVVGEVPGQAGGASEEETR, from the coding sequence GTGAACGACTCGACCCCTGACCCCGCGCCCGTCCTCGACCCGGCGATCGCCGCCCGGCTCAAGCGCGACCAGGCCGGCCTCGTGGCCGCGATCGTGCAGCAGCACGACACGCATGAGGTCCTCATGCTCGGCTGGATGGACGACGAGGCGCTGCGCCGCACGCTCACCGAGGGGCGCGTGACGTTCTTCAGCCGTTCGCGGGACGAGTACTGGCGCAAGGGCGACACGTCGGGTCACGCGCAGTACGTGCGGTCGGTCGCGATCGACTGCGACGGCGACGCCCTGCTGGTCCAGGTCGAGCAGGTCGGCGCGGCCTGCCACACGGGCGAGCGCACGTGCTTCATCACCGGCGGCGACCTGGGAGCGGTCGTCGGAGAGGTCCCCGGGCAGGCCGGGGGAGCGAGCGAGGAGGAGACGCGATGA